The Rhodospirillales bacterium genome contains the following window.
GGATCGTTCCGTCCCAAACGGGGTGGCGGCGCCGCGCCCGAGCCCAATAGCGATCCATGAAGAACCAGCAGTCGCTGTAGCCGTGGTAGTCGAACACCCTGTCGCCGAAGCTCACGACGATGTTGATTGCCGGTAAAGCTGTTGATGGGACGGATCCAGAGTGCCTCCATCTCGCCACCGGTCGTGCCGTTCCAGAAAGGCGTAGGCTAGGATGTGGCAGGCGCAGCAGACGAAAAACACCCGATCGGGCAGGGCCCAGCGCTTGTGCTGATCGCGCTTGCTGTGGCCGGGCGTGCGTGGCTGGTACACCGGCGCACTCGGTCCCAGGTCGCGGTTGCTTCCTGCATGTCGCCGCGGTCGAGAAGGCAGCCGCTCACCAGGAACCATGCCAGGCCCAGTTGCCGGAAAGCGTGATTGGGCACGATTTCGGTCGGCTCGATCGTCATGTCCGGTTCCTCGCCCAGGACGACGCGGGCGAGCTGGATGCCGAACATGGAACACATTGCAACGCCGTGGCTGTTGAAGACCATACCGGCATGAACGTTCTCGGCCAGCTTGAAGAGGCACGGCGTGTGGTCTGTCGTGATGGCGACCTGGCCGTCCCACTTGAATTGCCAGCCGATGCCGTACAGCGCCGGGTAGATCTCGGCGGCCGTCTTCTTGAGGTGTTCGACGGAAACGGGTTCGCTGAGGTTCGTGAAATTGCCCCCACCCATTGATGACGAAGTGGTTGTCGCGGTCGAGTTGGAAGTAGTGCAACGCCCGGCGGGTCTCAGCGACGGCATGGCGGCCGAGCAGCACATGGGCGAGCTGTGTCTCGTTCAGGGGGTCGGTCGCCGATGGAAACGACGGTTTTTGAGATCGGGCCACGAACGGTCTGTGTAGCCGTTGGTACATAGCGGCACGTGCTCGGCCGCCACCTCGCCGCCCTCGGCGACCAATCGCTAGCCCTTGCCCTCCTGATGGATGCTGGTCGCACGGGTTCGACCGTATACCATGGCACCTTTCTCAAGGGCGGTGTGCGCCATGCCGCGAGTGTAGTACAGCGGCTGCAGGTGACCGCTTCGGGGCTCCCGCATGCCGGGATGATAGAAATCGGTGCCGATCATGTCCCTGAGGCCTTGGTGGTCGTAACGTTCGACCGTCACACCCAACTCGCCCCATTCCCTGACCCAGGATTCGAGGAACGTATTGCCGAAGCCCGCGTGAACGAAACCGGGGCGTTCGTGGTCGCAGACGACGCCGTGCCGTTCTATCAGGCCGAAGATGAGATCGGTTGCCTTGTCGAGCACGGCGGCACCCCGGTTGCTGCCGTACTTCGCCGGGATCTCCGACGGCAGCATGCGCCAGCCCGGATTGACCTGCCCGCTGTCGCGGCCGTATGTGCCCCCAGCCGGGTTCGTCCGCCTCCAGCACGATGACCGACTTGCCGAGTTCCGAAACAATGGAGCGCCGCCCTCAGACTGGTGAAGCCGCCGCCCACGATGACGACGGCGGCCTCCTCACTTTCCGCCATGGGTTAGGCATCTCGGCGGCAGGTGCGGCGCTTGCGGCCCAGACGCTGTCGGGCATGGACATGTTGGCGGTCCCAAAGCTATGGCTGAGTCTAGTCTCTGCTTTCGACCGAGAGCCAGCCGCTGTTGCCGTGGAGCACCGATGACCAAGCAGCCCAACATCCTCTTCCTCATGATGGACCAGCTCGCCCCGCAGGTGCTCAAGCCCTATGGCGGCACGGTCTGCCGCACGCCGAATCTCGAGAGGTTGGCGGCCGAGGGCGTCGTCTTCGAGAATGCCTACTGCAACTACCCGGTCTGTGCGCCAGCGCGGTACAGCCTGATGTCGGGCCGCCTGCCGTCGCGTGTTGGTTCCTACGACAACGCGAACACGCTGTCGTCGGAGGTGCCGACCTTTGCGCACTACCTGCGCATGATGGGCTATCACACGTGTCTGTCGGGCAAGATGCACTTTGTCGGCCCCGACCAGCTCCACGGCTTCGAAGACCGCGTCACGACCGACGTCTATCCTGCCAACTTCCTGTGGACTACGGACTGGACCCTCGGCCCGACCTATTGGGAGCCCTGGTACCACTCCATGCGCGCCCTGCTGGACGCAGGTCCGTGGCGGCGCAGCGTGAACGTGAAGTACGACGAGGAGGTCACGGTCGAGGCCTGCCGCTGGCTGCACGACCATGCCGACCGTGGCGACGACAGTCCCTTCTTTCTCGCTACCAGCTTTATCAGCCCGCACGATCCCTATCTCGCGCCGCCGAACCACTGGGACCTCTATACCGACGACGAGATCGACGAGCCCCGGGTCGGCGACATCCCGCTTGATGAGCGCGATCCTCACAGTCGTCGTCTCTATTACACGATCGGTCGTCATATGGACGAGGTCGGGCTGGACGATGTCCGCAGGGCGCGGCGGGCCTACTATGCGGTGGTGACCTGGCTCGACGAGCGCATCGGCCGCGTGCTCGAAACGCTCGAGGCGATCGGCGAGAGGGGCAATACCATCATCGTTGTCTCGGGCGACCACGGCGATATGCTTGGCGAGCGCGGCATGTGGTTCAAGATGAGCTTCCACGAGTGGTCGGCGCGGATCCCGATGATCGTGCACGCGCCCGGTACCTACGGCGCCCGACGGGTCAGGGAGAATGTCTCGCTGCTCGATCTCTTCCCCACGTTCCTGGAGTGGGCGAACGACGGTGCGATGCCCGAGCTTTTTTCGCCGATCGACGGCGGCAGCATGGCCGGCCTGGCAAGCGGTAACACTGACGGCTGGGCCGATACCGCCTACAGCGAGTACTGCGGCGAGGGTGCGGAATCGCCCCTGCTGATGGTCCGCCGTGGCCGCTGGAAGTACGTCCACTGCGATGACGACCCGCCACTGCTTTATGACCTCGAAGACGATCCCGACGAGCTAACCAACCGTGCGGGCTCCGTGGACGTGGCTGATGCTGAAGCCGAACTCAAGGCCGAGATCCATCGTCAGTGGGACACGGCAGACCTGAAGGAGCGGGTGATCGCGAGCCAGCGCGCCCGTACCTTCCTCGAGAAGGCGTTGTCTGTCGGCAAAAACGATCCGTGGGACTGGCAGCCGATGCGTGATGCCTCGCGTGAGTATGTCCGTGACGAGGGCGACATCCAGGGCATCTACGACACGAGCTGGAGCGACCAGAAACGCTGACGCGAAAAGGGGCGGACATGGCGGGCTACGACTACATCGTCGTCGGTGCGGGATCG
Protein-coding sequences here:
- a CDS encoding FAD-binding oxidoreductase; translated protein: MGGGNFTNLSEPVSVEHLKKTAAEIYPALYGIGWQFKWDGQVAITTDHTPCLFKLAENVHAGMVFNSHGVAMCSMFGIQLARVVLGEEPDMTIEPTEIVPNHAFRQLGLAWFLVSGCLLDRGDMQEATATWDRVRRCTSHARPATASAISTSAGPCPIGCFSSAAPATS
- a CDS encoding FAD-binding oxidoreductase, with the protein product MFRNSASRSSCWRRTNPAGGTYGRDSGQVNPGWRMLPSEIPAKYGSNRGAAVLDKATDLIFGLIERHGVVCDHERPGFVHAGFGNTFLESWVREWGELGVTVERYDHQGLRDMIGTDFYHPGMREPRSGHLQPLYYTRGMAHTALEKGAMVYGRTRATSIHQEGKG
- the betC gene encoding choline-sulfatase codes for the protein MTKQPNILFLMMDQLAPQVLKPYGGTVCRTPNLERLAAEGVVFENAYCNYPVCAPARYSLMSGRLPSRVGSYDNANTLSSEVPTFAHYLRMMGYHTCLSGKMHFVGPDQLHGFEDRVTTDVYPANFLWTTDWTLGPTYWEPWYHSMRALLDAGPWRRSVNVKYDEEVTVEACRWLHDHADRGDDSPFFLATSFISPHDPYLAPPNHWDLYTDDEIDEPRVGDIPLDERDPHSRRLYYTIGRHMDEVGLDDVRRARRAYYAVVTWLDERIGRVLETLEAIGERGNTIIVVSGDHGDMLGERGMWFKMSFHEWSARIPMIVHAPGTYGARRVRENVSLLDLFPTFLEWANDGAMPELFSPIDGGSMAGLASGNTDGWADTAYSEYCGEGAESPLLMVRRGRWKYVHCDDDPPLLYDLEDDPDELTNRAGSVDVADAEAELKAEIHRQWDTADLKERVIASQRARTFLEKALSVGKNDPWDWQPMRDASREYVRDEGDIQGIYDTSWSDQKR